The Thermoanaerobaculia bacterium nucleotide sequence GGTACAGCCTGCCTGGATGACCGAACGAAGTCCAATACTCGTATCTTCGATTTTGCTGCCGTCCACCATTCCTCCTTCCCCGACAAGGACCCGGTTCAGGACGCTGTCCCGGATATTGGATACGGGGAGGAACCGTGGACGGCTGAAAAAGGGCCAGTCCGGATCCAGCATACGGAAGGAATTCTGGGCCGAAGTGAGCATAAGGTTGACATCATAGTAGGAACGGATCGTTCCAACATCTTCCCAGAAATCATCGAAGGGGTGAAGAACAAGTTTGTGGCTCTGAACCATGGAAGGAAGGATGTGCTGACCAAAATCCATGGCTTCATTATTGGCCAGAACTTCTTCCAGTATTTTGCGCTTGAAAATATAGATCCCCATGCTCATGGGAATGGAATCTCCAAGGTGGGCAATGGCGTCCGGATCGGGTTTTTCATAAAAACGGTTGATTGTGCCGTCTTTGGACCCGATAACCCCAAAGGCGGATGATCGTTCCCGGGGCATCATCTTCCCCGCGATGGTGACGTCGGCATCGGTAGTGAGATGGGTAATAAAGAAGTCGCGGTAGTCCATCCGGTAGAGATGATCCCCCGATAAAATCAGGACATGGTTGAAGCGCAGGTGTTCCAGATGGTGCAGGTTCTGGCGTACGGCATCTGCCGTTCCCTTGTACCAGTCACTCACCTGGCTCAGGGATGCCGCAAGAATGTCCACGTACCCGCTGCTGAAGTGGTCGAACTGGTACGTCTGGGCGACATGTCGGTTCAATGATTCCGAATTGAACTGGGTGATGACAAAGATTCGCCGGAAGTCGGAATTGATGGCGTTGGACAGAGGAATGTCGATCAGGCGATAGGCGCCCCCGATGGGAACCGCCGGTTTGGCGCGAAAATTTGTAAGAGGGAAGAGGCGGGAACCTGCGCCGCCCCCGAGAACCAGCGTGACGATATCGCTCTGCATGGGTGTATCGTACCGGAAGGAACCGGTCGGGTCAAACCTTGAAAGCAAACCTTGGAAAATTGTTACCGTTCACTCCTGCCGGGAAAGGTACTCCTGCTGCTCCATGGCCCTGGAGTACTCCGGGTCAAATTCAAGAGATTTTTTGTACATTTCCCTTGCCTGGTC carries:
- a CDS encoding sugar phosphate nucleotidyltransferase is translated as MQSDIVTLVLGGGAGSRLFPLTNFRAKPAVPIGGAYRLIDIPLSNAINSDFRRIFVITQFNSESLNRHVAQTYQFDHFSSGYVDILAASLSQVSDWYKGTADAVRQNLHHLEHLRFNHVLILSGDHLYRMDYRDFFITHLTTDADVTIAGKMMPRERSSAFGVIGSKDGTINRFYEKPDPDAIAHLGDSIPMSMGIYIFKRKILEEVLANNEAMDFGQHILPSMVQSHKLVLHPFDDFWEDVGTIRSYYDVNLMLTSAQNSFRMLDPDWPFFSRPRFLPVSNIRDSVLNRVLVGEGGMVDGSKIEDTSIGLRSVIQAGCTISKTLILGNDYYESEVDSEPGIPTLGIGKGCVIHGAIIDKNARVGEGSILVNRRGVKEEDGDFYHIRDGIVIIPKSVVIPPGSEI